GACTAAACGATGCAGGGCAGGAATTCCCATCACTTGGCGGATAAATTCCATGGTGTCGGTAACGTCTTTTCCGTTAGTATCACGCCATCCGAAGACAAAATCTTGATTGTATTCAGAAGGATTTTTTGGTCTGGCGAAGTAATGGGCAGAATGTTGGGAAAGGATGAACTGGACTTGCACAAAACTCATTAAACCGGTGTACATTCCATCATCATCGTATTTTTTTAACTGTTCAAAGGCGTTCCACTGATTTTGTAGTGATTCGTCTTTTTCTTCCACATGAGCAACGGGAAGACCATTGATTAACAATAGGACGTCAATCCGCCGTTCTTGACTTAACGTGTTGGCTAAATGTTTAAATGTAATTTGGTTGACGACCTCATATTCAGATCGTCCCCCAGCAACTTCGTCACCGTAGAAAATTTCTATTTCGATTTGGGAACCGTCATCTCTAGTTAATGGGAGAGTACCGATTCCCCCAGCACCTGCAATGACGAGTTGGGCATCGCAAGGCGTTTTATTTTTTTCTAGCTCTAATTTTAACTGGTTAAATTCTTCGTCAGAAAGGGGCGTACCATCTAGTTTAGCCCGATTGTTACGATTTAAAATATCGCGCCAGTGTCGGTATAAGATATCGTCTGGTTTGTTGGATAGCTCTGGACGATAGGTCCAGCCTTCATCTTCTAATTTTTTGATTACTGCTTTTTCAAATTGATCTTCGGCCATGTAAGTATTCCTTTTGATTTTTAATGATTGATTGGTTCTTTATGTATGATTTTATCATAGATATTTATGATGCTAATAATTGGGAGAAGCATAGGTTAGGAGACTTATCTAAAATTGTACGTGGTGCTTCTCCGAGACCAATAAAAAATCCAAAATGGTTTGACGAAAATTCTGATATCGGGTGGCTTCGTATCGCAGATGTTACTAAACAAAATGGTAAAATTCACTTTTTAGAACAACATTTATCTAAATTAGGTCAAGAAAAAACTAGAATTTTAAAATCACCTCATTTACTTTTAAGCATTGCTGCAACAGTTGGGAGTCCAGTTATAAACTATATTCCAACTGGAGTGCATGATGGATTTCTAATTTTTTTAAATCCAAAATTCGATAAATTATTCATGTTTCAATGGTTACAATATTTTAAAAATTACTGGAATAAATATGGACAACCAGGAAGCCAAGTTAATTTAAATTCAGATTTAGTTCGTAACCAACAAATATATATTCCAGCTAAAAAAGAACAAATAATAATTAGTGATCTTTTTAGTATTCTTGATAATCTACTTACTGTCAATCAGCATAAATTAGAACAACTGAAATTACTAAAAAAAGCGCTATTACAGCAATTATTCCCCCAAAATGATGAAATAACTCCTCAAATTAGATTTGCTAATTTTCAAGATAATTGGGAACGGCATAAATTAAGTGATCTATTCTTAATAAAAGCTGGTGGAGACCTTCATAAGGAAGAATTATCTGAAACAGGTATATATCCTGTCATTTCTAATTCCTTAGAAAAAAATGGAATAATCGGATATAGTAATTCTTTTAAATTTGATAGTCCAACAATAACAGTAACTGGAAGAGGATCAATAGGTCATGCAATATCTAGACATGAAAGAATAACTCCAGTGATTAGGGTTCTTGTATTAATTCCTAAAAATAAAATTAATGTAGACTTTACTACTGAGTATATAAATCGTATAGAAATATATAATGAATCAACAGGAGTACCCCAACTTACAGCTCCACAACTTGGGATTTATAAAATATTAGTTCCAAGTTTTAAAGAAACAAATTTAATCGGATGTATAACTAGAAAAATGGATCTTCTAATTAATAAATCAAAATATAAAATTTCAATTTTAAAATCTATAAAAAAAGCACTTCTCCAAAACATGTTCATATAAAAGAAACCACCAAAATTCATAAAAATTTTGGTGGTTTTTAACTAAACTAATTTAGACATCTGATACATAATTTTTTCACTATCTTTAGCCTCTAACTCACGAATAATATGAATATAAGTTTCCTGAGTAGTTGTCATACTTGAATGCCCTAATCTTTGGGCTACTGTCGCAATTGAAACATCTCCAAACAACAAAAGTGAAGCATGAGTATGACGTAACCCGTGAACAGTAATCACTGGTATTTTTGCTTTTTCGCATAATGTTTTTAAATAGTGATTTACCGTAGAGTTGAATATCCGTTTTTTAGTAACAAAAATTGGCTTATCTTTTGGTAAATCTTTAATCAGTTGTGATAATTGCATTGCTAATTGCCAATCAATTCGAACACTACGTACTGATGATTCATTTTTGGTCTTTTGAAAACTACCATGAAATGATTTATAGTCCCATGTTTTATTAACTCGAAGCATTTGACTTTGAAAGTCAAAATCATTGGGAGTTACCGCTAACGCTTCAGAAAACCGAAGGCCAGTTTTAAGGACTAACATTAAAAACCAATCCCAATTAATTTCATTTCCTAAATCTAATCGATGAATTAATTTTTGCAGTTCTGCCTCATTTAAAAATTTAATTTTCTTTTTCTGTGGAGATTTTCCCTTAATTACAGCATTCCTAGTTGGATTAATTGGTATCAACCCTTCATCAACTGCATCTAGGATCGAACTTTTAATCTGGTGATGAAAATCTAATGTTGTTTGATGTTCGTGAGTAGAAGCATATTCATTAATGATTTCTTGATAGGCCCGTTTCGACAAATCCTTTAAATATAAATTCGGTGCAATTCTGCGAACCCATTTTAAATTAATTCTGTACTTATTTAGAGTTACTTCTCTAACGGCGTCCTGCTTATATAAATCGATCCACTCATCAAAGTACTCATAAAATAATTGACTTTTCTTTCTTCTTCCCATAATAAAACTCCTCAATAAGTATATTTTGTGCAATTAAAAACACAAATACTATTATCTCGGAGTTTTGGTTAATTATAAAAACATTTTTTCCAAAAGTGCCTTTTTTAAATCTTTTATGTGTTTAATTTTTTCATCGCAAGTATCTATTCTATTATCAACTTTTAATATAATATTTCCTATTTTTTCTTGTTCTTTAATTTCAGGAATAGGAATAGATATATCCATCATCTTTGTTTTAGATATATTAAATCTAGAAATACCTTGTGCTAATAAAATGATTTTTCTTCTAATATTTTGAGATCTAAGCATAAATGCCAGATAATTTAAATCGACTTCTTGTAGTAGACGATATCCAAATGAAAAGCTATTTAGATATACATTTGGCATATTATATTTCCAAACACTAGACATACCAACTTCGTTTGGAGTTTCTGATGAAGTAGTAAAAAATATATCTCCACATTTAACTTCAATTTGTTTTTTATCAATTTCAATTTTATCTAAAGCAAATTTAGAAGTAATCGGATTTTTAAAAACATTTATATAAGTAACATATTTGGCATTACCATGGCCAAAATCCTGTTTGGTTTTTCCTGAAATTCCAGAAAACGATTTACCCATTTCTCCTAACTTTCGATAGTCCCAATCATCGTGAAAATTAGCAAATCTAATTTGAGGAGTTATTTCATCATTTTGGGGGAATAATTGCTGTAATAGCGCTTTTTTTAGTAATTTCAGTTGTTCTAATTTATGCTGATTGACAGTAATTAGATCATCAATTTTTTTAAACAGATTTCCTATCTTTTCTTGTTCATCTAAATCGGGAATCGGGACCATTATATTCATTATTTTTGATTTAGAAATATTAAATCTAGAAATGCCTTGTGCCAAAATAACAATATTTTTCCTAATGTTTTGAGATCTAAGCATAAAAGCTAAGTAATTTAAATTAAAATTATAAGTAGGACGATATCCAAATGAAAAACTATTTAAATAAATATTTTTATAATTATAAATCCAAACGCTAGACATTCCTACTTCTAAAGGGGTTTCTGAAGAAGTAGTAAAAAAAACATCACCTTTTTTCACTTCATTTTGTTTTCTATCAATTTCAATTTTATCCAATTGCTTTTTGAAGTAATTGGATTTTTAAAAACATTAAGATAAGTAACGTATCTAGCATTTCCATGCCCAAAATCTTTTTTAGTTTTTCCAGAGATTCCTGTAAAGGTATTTCCCAATTCGCCTAACTTATGCTTCTCCCAATCATCAGAGAATCTCTTGAACCGTATTTCCGGCACCTTCTTCTCTTCTTTTTCCGCCATTATTTCAACACCTTCTTCAGTAATTCCAGTGTCTTTTGTGCTTCTGGAGTGGTGCCAACTAGGTCATCCATCATCGTTTTGATTTCACTAGTTAATTCTTCTTCTTGTTGGTCTAATTCATGCATATCATCGACTAGTTTTTGTACATCAACCGGTGGCTCTTCTTCAAAGGTATCTACGTAGCGGGGAATGTTGAGGTTGTAGTCATTTTCTACAATTTCGTCCATCGAAGCCACGTGGGCATACTTATCGACGTCTTCACGATCTAAATAGGTTTTTACAATTTTATCAATATCTTGTTTGCGCAGCTTATTGCTGTTTTTGGCCTTTTCAAATCCCTTGGAAGCATCAATAAAGAGCACGTCATCGTTTTCCCTATTTTTCTCCAGAATTAAAATGACAGTTGGAATTCCCGTATTGGTAAAGATTTTTTCTGGTAAACCAATTACCGCTGAAATATTGTGATTATTTAACAGGTTTTTCCGTATTTTTCCTTCAGCAGCACCTCGAAAGAGTACTCCGTGTGGTAACACGATTGCCATCCGTCCGTCTTGCTTCAAATGATACAGACAGTGCAGAAGAAAGGCATAATCAGCTTTTGATTTGGGGGCCACACCCATTCTAAATCTAGGATCATTTTCTCGGTCTTGGTTATCCCATCGCAGTGAGTAGGGTGGATTGGCCATTACCGCGTCAAACATCCGCGGAGCATCAACGCCGTCGACCACACCATCCGGCCAATCACTATTTAAAGTATCAGCATTGCGCAGGTGAATATCGTTATATTCCACTCCGTGCATCATTAAATTCATTCGGGCCAAGTTATAGGTGGTGGTGATTAATTCTTGACCATAGTATTTGATTGCACCTTGTTTTCCGGCATTATGCATGTAATTGGCAGTGGTTAAGAGCAGGGAACCAGATCCCATTGCTGGATCGTACAGACTGTAATTATCGACATCTTCACGGTCTGAAGTTAAAATTTGCGCCATGATTTCAGATACTTGGTGGGGTGTGTAGAATTCTCCGGCTTTAGCACCAGAGTTCGCTGCAAACATTCCAATCAGGTATTCATACAGATCACCGAGCACGTCTGAATCTTCGTCTAACTCGATTTCGCTCATTAAGTTAATCATGTCGGTAATGGTGGCCGTCCGAGCCTGCGTGTTGTTTCCAAGTCGAGTGGAGGTTAAATCCATATCTGCAAAGATTCCGGAAAAGGCCGTTTTGGCTTTGGGAGCAATCCCTCGGTTAAACCGCGCTAGTGCGTCAGACATCATCATGATATTGAATTTATCTGTGTTGATAGCGTCCTGCCAGTCTGAAAATAGATCGCCGGGTTGAATCACGTAACCTAGATTATCCTGCATGTAACCGGCAGCTTGTTGTTGATCTTGTTGCCAGATTTCAGCCCAACTGGTTCCTTGAGAAATGGATTGCACCCAGTTCTGAGCTTTGTCTGAGAGGTATTTATAGAACATGACTCCGAAGATGTAGTTTTTGTATTCGGATGGTTCAATTTTTCCTCGCGTTTCATTTAAAGTTTTCCACACGAGGGCTTCTTTTTTTGCGCTTAAGGCCATTTATTTGACTCCGTTTCTATTGATTAGTTAATGCTAACTTTTAATTATAACAAAACTAATGCTTTATCAAAGCGTAAGTAAACAGAAGAAAACAAAAAGACCAGTCACATTAGTAGCTGATCTTGCTTAAGTTTAACTATTTAATCCTACAAATACTTCGCATCCACCACCGGATCCTGCGACGTCAAAATCTTAGGTCCATCTTCCGTAATGGCGAGGGTGTGTTCGTATTGGGCTGAGAGGGAACCGTCCTCAGTAACGTAGTAGGTCCAGTCGTCCTTGGCATCAAAGCGGTCCTTAATCTTCCAGGTTCCGAGCGTTACCATCGGTTCGATGGTAATCGTCATACCGGGACGGAGGCGTAAGCCACGCCCTTTTTCTCCGTAGGCAGGGACAGCAGGTTCTTCGTGAATCGTAGGTTGGATTCCATGACCAATCAGTTCCCGGACGTCGCCCATGTGGTTTTCGTCTTCCACGTAGTGTTGGATGGCGTAACCAATGTCACCAAGCCGGTTGCCGACCTGGGCTTGATCAATGCCCTTGTAAAGTGCTTCCTTGGTCACGTCCATCAGTTTTTGCGCTTCCGGACTAATCTTACCGACCGCATAGGTCCAGCAGGAGTCGCTTTCAAAGCCATCCTTGTTCACACACATGTCGACCTTGACGATGTCTCCGGACTTCAACTTCAAGCCCTTACGGGGAATCCCATGGGCCACTTCGTCGTTGATGGAGATACAAGTTCCAAACTTGTAGCCATCAAAGCCTTTTTCGGACGGCGTCGCGCCGTGCTCCGTGATGTATTTATCGGCGAATTCTTCAATTTCCCAGGTGTCTAATCCGGGTTTAATTAACTTCTGCAGGCCCTGGTGGACGCCAGCTAAAATAGCGCCAGATTCGGCCATTTTCTTGATTTCACGATCTGATTTTAAGGTAATCAATGTTAGTTTCTCCTTTGGTGCTCATTCGATTGTGACAAGGGTCACTACGTCCAATGATAGCACTAATTTTATAGAAACGGCACCCTGGGCTATTGGCGCTTCTGCTTCAGCGTGTTTTTAATCACGGGAAAGAGTCCTTTAATAAATCGTTTTTCGCGCTTCCAGCTGGTTAGGTAGTTGACGTAGTACTGCCCGGCAAAGAAGATGATCAGACTGATGATAATTAACAACCAGATTCCGAGCGTGCCTAGTTCTAGTTTTTCCACTAATAATTCATAGGTGGAACAAACCCCGTTTAAAAAGCCGGCGTAAGCGACGAAGTACCAGGCCAGCCCCTTATTGTAGAAACTGTAGAAGCTCTTAAAGTCTTCCTTGTTGTTGACGAGGTC
This genomic stretch from Fructilactobacillus carniphilus harbors:
- a CDS encoding restriction endonuclease subunit S, whose translation is MIDWFFMYDFIIDIYDANNWEKHRLGDLSKIVRGASPRPIKNPKWFDENSDIGWLRIADVTKQNGKIHFLEQHLSKLGQEKTRILKSPHLLLSIAATVGSPVINYIPTGVHDGFLIFLNPKFDKLFMFQWLQYFKNYWNKYGQPGSQVNLNSDLVRNQQIYIPAKKEQIIISDLFSILDNLLTVNQHKLEQLKLLKKALLQQLFPQNDEITPQIRFANFQDNWERHKLSDLFLIKAGGDLHKEELSETGIYPVISNSLEKNGIIGYSNSFKFDSPTITVTGRGSIGHAISRHERITPVIRVLVLIPKNKINVDFTTEYINRIEIYNESTGVPQLTAPQLGIYKILVPSFKETNLIGCITRKMDLLINKSKYKISILKSIKKALLQNMFI
- a CDS encoding tyrosine-type recombinase/integrase, with the protein product MMGRRKKSQLFYEYFDEWIDLYKQDAVREVTLNKYRINLKWVRRIAPNLYLKDLSKRAYQEIINEYASTHEHQTTLDFHHQIKSSILDAVDEGLIPINPTRNAVIKGKSPQKKKIKFLNEAELQKLIHRLDLGNEINWDWFLMLVLKTGLRFSEALAVTPNDFDFQSQMLRVNKTWDYKSFHGSFQKTKNESSVRSVRIDWQLAMQLSQLIKDLPKDKPIFVTKKRIFNSTVNHYLKTLCEKAKIPVITVHGLRHTHASLLLFGDVSIATVAQRLGHSSMTTTQETYIHIIRELEAKDSEKIMYQMSKLV
- a CDS encoding restriction endonuclease subunit S encodes the protein MDKIEIDRKQNEVKKGDVFFTTSSETPLEVGMSSVWIYNYKNIYLNSFSFGYRPTYNFNLNYLAFMLRSQNIRKNIVILAQGISRFNISKSKIMNIMVPIPDLDEQEKIGNLFKKIDDLITVNQHKLEQLKLLKKALLQQLFPQNDEITPQIRFANFHDDWDYRKLGEMGKSFSGISGKTKQDFGHGNAKYVTYINVFKNPITSKFALDKIEIDKKQIEVKCGDIFFTTSSETPNEVGMSSVWKYNMPNVYLNSFSFGYRLLQEVDLNYLAFMLRSQNIRRKIILLAQGISRFNISKTKMMDISIPIPEIKEQEKIGNIILKVDNRIDTCDEKIKHIKDLKKALLEKMFL
- a CDS encoding type I restriction-modification system subunit M, which gives rise to MALSAKKEALVWKTLNETRGKIEPSEYKNYIFGVMFYKYLSDKAQNWVQSISQGTSWAEIWQQDQQQAAGYMQDNLGYVIQPGDLFSDWQDAINTDKFNIMMMSDALARFNRGIAPKAKTAFSGIFADMDLTSTRLGNNTQARTATITDMINLMSEIELDEDSDVLGDLYEYLIGMFAANSGAKAGEFYTPHQVSEIMAQILTSDREDVDNYSLYDPAMGSGSLLLTTANYMHNAGKQGAIKYYGQELITTTYNLARMNLMMHGVEYNDIHLRNADTLNSDWPDGVVDGVDAPRMFDAVMANPPYSLRWDNQDRENDPRFRMGVAPKSKADYAFLLHCLYHLKQDGRMAIVLPHGVLFRGAAEGKIRKNLLNNHNISAVIGLPEKIFTNTGIPTVILILEKNRENDDVLFIDASKGFEKAKNSNKLRKQDIDKIVKTYLDREDVDKYAHVASMDEIVENDYNLNIPRYVDTFEEEPPVDVQKLVDDMHELDQQEEELTSEIKTMMDDLVGTTPEAQKTLELLKKVLK
- the map gene encoding type I methionyl aminopeptidase produces the protein MITLKSDREIKKMAESGAILAGVHQGLQKLIKPGLDTWEIEEFADKYITEHGATPSEKGFDGYKFGTCISINDEVAHGIPRKGLKLKSGDIVKVDMCVNKDGFESDSCWTYAVGKISPEAQKLMDVTKEALYKGIDQAQVGNRLGDIGYAIQHYVEDENHMGDVRELIGHGIQPTIHEEPAVPAYGEKGRGLRLRPGMTITIEPMVTLGTWKIKDRFDAKDDWTYYVTEDGSLSAQYEHTLAITEDGPKILTSQDPVVDAKYL